A genome region from Myroides fluvii includes the following:
- a CDS encoding tetratricopeptide repeat protein: MNKKFVYLAAALMISGLSMAQKKELKDAEKAVKKGNVVEANAALKAVEGVLGQANNDQKIQFYYLKSNLAFQQIEKNQDFDANVDRMVEAYKEIAAIDKNNKFAKQANEELGTVASKVINKAIEDNNSSNYKGATKKFKQAFDINPQDTLYLYYAASTAISSKDYPAATAYYKQLIDLGYKGNESYYTAVEKATGEVQNFGKDSKMRDVLVKQGSHTDPKLVKEESKRPEIVKNLALIYYQEGQYEEAEKAIVEARKSNPDDTNLMLTQMDLYLKSNNMGKYEEIAKEALTKNPNDDLLLYNLGVTSYQAGRVEDAKKYYEQAIRINPKNDNAYLNMAFIKLQPDEELTNKMNSLGMSAADNKKYEQLQKEKKAIYRDAMNDLEKVLAINPQNEEAIQTLKNIYRALEMNDKLKALEAK, encoded by the coding sequence ATGAATAAAAAATTTGTTTATTTAGCAGCTGCTCTAATGATTTCAGGGCTTTCTATGGCTCAGAAGAAAGAGTTGAAAGATGCTGAGAAAGCAGTAAAAAAAGGAAATGTTGTAGAAGCTAATGCAGCATTGAAAGCCGTTGAAGGTGTTTTAGGTCAAGCAAATAATGACCAAAAAATTCAATTTTATTACTTAAAATCGAATTTGGCCTTTCAACAAATTGAGAAAAACCAAGATTTCGATGCCAATGTGGATCGAATGGTAGAAGCTTATAAAGAAATAGCGGCAATTGACAAAAACAATAAATTTGCGAAACAAGCAAATGAGGAGTTAGGAACAGTTGCTTCTAAAGTAATTAACAAAGCGATTGAAGATAATAATTCATCAAACTATAAGGGAGCTACTAAAAAGTTCAAGCAAGCATTTGATATCAATCCACAAGATACGTTGTATTTATATTATGCTGCTTCAACAGCAATTAGCTCTAAAGATTATCCTGCAGCAACGGCTTACTACAAGCAATTAATTGATTTGGGATATAAAGGAAATGAATCCTACTATACTGCAGTTGAAAAAGCTACAGGTGAAGTTCAAAACTTTGGTAAAGATTCTAAGATGAGAGATGTATTAGTGAAACAAGGTTCACATACAGATCCTAAATTAGTGAAAGAGGAATCAAAACGCCCTGAAATTGTTAAAAATTTAGCGCTAATCTATTACCAAGAAGGTCAATATGAGGAGGCTGAAAAAGCAATCGTTGAGGCTAGAAAATCAAATCCAGATGATACAAACTTAATGTTGACGCAAATGGATTTGTATTTGAAGTCAAATAATATGGGTAAATACGAGGAAATTGCGAAAGAAGCCTTAACTAAGAACCCCAATGACGATTTATTGTTGTATAATTTAGGTGTTACAAGTTACCAAGCAGGTAGAGTTGAGGATGCTAAAAAGTATTACGAGCAAGCCATTCGCATCAATCCGAAAAACGATAATGCTTATTTAAATATGGCCTTCATTAAATTGCAACCAGACGAGGAATTGACTAATAAGATGAATAGTTTAGGCATGTCTGCGGCAGATAATAAAAAATACGAGCAATTGCAAAAAGAAAAGAAAGCGATTTATCGTGATGCAATGAATGATTTAGAAAAAGTGTTAGCGATTAATCCACAAAACGAGGAAGCTATTCAAACACTGAAAAACATTTATCGCGCGTTAGAAATGAATGATAAATTAAAAGCTTTAGAAGCAAAATAG